GCGATTAAAAATCTCACCAACATCTTCCATAGTAAAAACAATTCCGGCTTCATGTGCCATTGCAGGCAAATGCAAAGCAGCATTGGTAGAGCCGCCAGTAGCTGCTACTATAGTTGCAGCATTTTCTAGTGCCTTGCGAGTGACAATATCTCTTGGTCTAATGTTAAGCGCAAGCGCTTCCATCACCGCCTCGCCAGCTAGTTTGCAATGCTTGTTTCTGTCTTCATAAGGAGCAGGCGGAGCAGAAGATCCAGGCAAAGCTAAACCAATTGCTTCACTTACGCAAGCCATAGTGTTAGCAGTGAACTGCCCGCCACATGCGCCAGCTGATGGGCAAGCAGCGTCAGTAAGCTGCTTGAGCTCCTCATCAGTCATATTGCCAGCGTCGTTTTGACCAACAGCTTCAAAAACATCAACGATAGTTACGTCTTTGCCTTTGTGTTGTCCAGGCAAAATCGAGCCGCCGTACATAAAAACGCTTGGTACATTGAGTCTGAGCATCGACATCATCATGCCAGGTAGCGACTTATCGCAGCCAGCGATTCCCACAATCGCATCGTAACAATGACCGCGCACCGAAAGCTCGACTGAGTCAGCAATAACTTCACGAGACACAAGTGATGATTTCATTCCTTGATGTCCCATTGCAATTCCATCGGTAACAGTAATAGTGTGAATCCCAAATGGAATTCCACCAGACTTGGCTACAGCTTCTTTGACTATTACCGCTTGTCTAGGTAAGTCGATATTGCAAGGCGCGCTCTCGTTACCGCAATCAACGACACAAACAAAAGGTTTGGTTTCAAGGTCATCCTTGCCAGGTCCTTCAGGGAAGGCATCGGTTTTGAGATTCTTGAGCATGGTTAAACGTCCCTCACAACCGTGTACATTACTGATGAATTTAGATGGTAGTTGTTTTTTGTCCATGGTTGATTAGTATAACAAGCCTAGCTATTTAGCTTAAACAAAATTAATGCACCTTATCTTTGTATGTGCTAAAATGGCAATAATTGCATTTTGCCACTAAGAGTTTCTTTTGGTTACCTTTGGGTATAATGTGATTATTATGGCAAAAGCAGTGAAATTATCAGAGGAACTAGTAGCAGAAGCAAAAAAACATGCAAAAGTAAATTGCAGGTCTGTACCTGGACAAATTGAGTTTTGGGCAAAGGTGGCAATGGCTGCCGAAGCTAATCCTGATTTACCCTTCCATTTTATTAAAGGCATTTTGATTTCAGTGGAAGAAATTAATAATGGAAAAGAGCTAGAAGAATATAAATTTGGACCACTAGATTCCTGAGGTTTCAAAAATAAAGGGAGCTTTGGCAGGAAGTCTAATGAAAATCATTTATACCCCATGGTTTAAAAAAGCTATAAAGAGGTTACAGGTAAATCAAAAAAATGATCTTGATAATGCTATAGCATTTTTGATAGAAGAGCCTCTTATAGGCGAGCTTAAAGTTGGAGACTTAGCTGGAACAAGAGTACACAAGTTTAAGATGAATAATCAGCTTACTCTTTTGGCTTATATTTATTGTGATGAGCAAATTATTCTTACTTTATTAGACCTTGGCTCACATCAAAACTTTTACCGAGATTTAAAAAAGAAACTCTGACAGTGCCCGCAAAAATAAGTCGATCTCCCATTTTGCCTAATCTGATGAATCGGTCTTGAACACTTACTGCAAGGCATGTCTAGCCTGTCGTAGACTAGGAATTGATGTTGAAAATATCCAGCCTCGCCATCTGCCTTAGCATAATCACGGAGAGTAGAACCTCCTGCTTCAATGGCTCGCTCCAAAGTCTCTACTATTGCTTCGTATAATTTGCCTGCTTCTTTTTTAGTCAAAGTGCTTGCGATACGCCCAGGATGAATCCCAGCACTAAACAAAGACTCAGAAGCATAAATATTGCCAACACCAACAACTATAGATGAGTCCATAATTACCGACTTGATAGATTTGTTGCGTGCTTGAGTGATCTTGAATAATTGAACAGTGTTGAATTCTTTAGAGAGAGGCTCAAGCCCGAGCTTTTTGAAGAACTTAAACTCTGCAAATTCTGGTTCACGCAAAAGAGTCACCAAGCCAAAGCGACGCGTGTCATTAAAGACCAAAAGTCCGCCGTTACTTAAATCAATAATCAAATGATCGTGTTTGGCTTTTTTATATTCTTGTAGATTAAGGTAGACTCTCAAACGACCACTCATACCCAAGTGAATAACAATCACTCTGTGATTATCAAGCTCTAGCAAAATATACTTAGCCTTGCGTTTGACCTTGGTTATAGTCTTGCCTTTAACGGCACGTGCAAAATCTTGTGGTATTTCTATTCTGAGTTTAGAGTTTAATACCTTAGCTTTAGTGATAGACAAGCCTTCAATTAGAGGAGCAATTCCTCTGACTATGGTTTCAACTTCTGGAAGTTCAGGCATCTTCATATAGTAGCTTGGCTTAAATGAGTAAGTTTTAATCCCCGGGTGCGTATTACAGATTGCATAGAGCCAAAAAATTTGCTATAATGGATACTATCAACAAATTTAACAAGTCCCTCTGAGGGGCTTTTTTTTTGCTCTTTTGAGCCTGGCTGCTAAGCCCAATAACAGCGTGCTCACTTCGCGGACTCAGTTCTTTTACTATAAGGGTTTTCCATCTTCCCTGAATGTTCTTGAGCTTAGCAACTAGGCTCTATTGCTATCATTGCAAACTACAAGAATACAAAATGTGTAATTTAAACAAATACGACTCTATAATAATCGGCGCTGGCGCGGCAGGCTTTTTTGCCGCTATTGAAGCGGGTAAACGTGGGCTTAAAGTACTACTATTAGACCACTCTAAAAAGATAGGAGAAAAAATCCGTATCTCAGGAGGCGGGCGTTGTAACTTTACCAATCTTGGAGCAGGTCCAGAGAACTATCTCTCTAACAATCCACATTTTTGTAAATCAGCTCTTGCTAGTTATACGGCTCAAGATTTTATTGACTTAGTCGAGAAACACAATATCCCCTATCATGAGAAAAAACTCGGGCAGCTTTTTTGTGACCGCGGTTCTGGAGACATTATCACCCTCCTGCACAGAGAAGCTGAACGAGCTGGAGTAGAAATTCTTACCAACTGCAAAGTAAGAGACTTTGGACCAGAGTCGTATAAGGATGGCAAGTTTGAACTTGAAACCAGCCTTGGAGACTTTCAAGCAAGCTCTGTTGTAATTGCAACTGGCGGTCTCTCGATTCCGCAAATTGGCGCCACTGATTTTGGTTATAAAATCGCGCGCAATTTTGGACTCAAAATTGTTGAGCCTAGACCAGCTCTTGTGCCCTTTACTTGCAAGCAAGAAATTTTTGCCGAGCTAACAGGCATGAGCCTAGATACTGTAGTTAGTCTTGGTAAAACTAGCTTTCGTGAAAATATTTTATTCACCCACAAAGGGCTTAGTGGTCCTGCGATTTTGCAAATCTCAAGTTATTGGAATCCTGGCGATTTCATCACTATCGACACTTGTCCTGATAGAGATCTTTACCAAGAGCTTGTTGATCTGAAGAAACAATCAACTAAACAAATCAAGACTTTGCTAGATTATCCGGATAAGTTCTTAGATAATATCGGCTCAGTTTTTGACTTAAGTCAAAAAATCTCAGAAACCAGTAATCAATTCTTGCAAGAACTAAGTCATAAACTCAAAAATTGGCAAATTACTCCAACAGGTACTGAGGGTTTTGCCAAAGCTGAAGTTACAGTTGGCGGCGTTGACACTAATGAACTTAATTCTAAAACCATGGAAGCAAAAAAAGTCCCTGGGCTTTATTTTATTGGTGAAGTGGTTGACGTGACCGGTTGGCTTGGTGGCTATAACTTCCAGTGGGCGTGGTCATCGGGTTATACAGCTGGCAACAATTGTTGATAGTTATTGTCCTAATGCTTAATTAATTCTCTATAGCATCGAAGCAGTACAAAACAAATTTTCAAAAAAGTAATCTCGCAAAGTCAGCAGCTTCTCTGAAGCTGAACTATACTCACTTTGCTACAAAATCTTTTTTGAGAAATTGTTTTGCACTGCTTCTTTTGATAAGGTAAATCCACAGAAGATTTAAATTAATCTTTGCAGCAAGGAGCAGAGATTGCATATGCCTCAATTTTCGCAGATCCGGACGGGAGCCCACGGTTGAGATTTTGGAGCAGCTTGACTGCGACAGGAAATCAATCCGTTGGGCCATGCCGGTCAAGAAAATTTTGTAGGCATATGAATCCTGCCTGGTATTATGCCACTAGAAACCGTGTGCTCATTAACAAACCACTTAAGCCTTAGGATCACAACACTACGTATTCAGTAATCCTCTTTGCCATCCCACCAAAAATAAAATGATGCATAGGCAAAAGCATGTACCAATAGACTCTTCCCCAAAGTCCTCTTGGTCTAAAACTCGCTTGTTGAATCAAGATTGCTCGACCATCAGCAAGTTCTTTAATTTGAAATTCAAGCCAAGCATCTCCAGGTAATTTCATTTCTGCAAAAAGAATCAAGTGATGATTAATTTCATCCGCCTTAAGCACTCTCCAGAAATCTAAGGCATCACCAGGCTTGAGCTGGTTATCGCTTCTGCGTCCACGTCTTAAACCAACACCACCAAACAATCTATCAATAAATCCTCTAAGTCGCCAAGCCCAGTCCATACAATACCAACCGCGCTTGCCGCCAATTAACCAGATATTGTTTTTCACTTCTGTTATATCACGATCAAAAATCACTTCTCGCCTATCAATCAAGACTCCATGCTCTGGCACCTTGCACTCATCAAAAGCATTCATAGTACTAGTGACCAAAGAATCCTTCCAGCTAGAAATCAGAGTATCACTAGAACTTACTGCTAGTGCACGCTCCAGAGCAATCTCATAAGAATAGGGCTCGATTGAAACGATTTGATCAATGCCACGATTTTCACAAATCACTTCGTTTACCAAACTTGTAACTAAACTTTTGGCTAAGTTGAAATTGATTGAGGTAATAAAATATAACCAATAAGAAGATAGTCCTATAGAAAGAAATGGCACAGGTATCATAAGTCGCTTAAGCCCGCGCACCTTGGCATAGCCCCGAAGCATCTGTTTGTAGTTAAGAATATCTGGCCCACCGATATCAAAAACCCTGTCATAGGCTTGTTCTTGTCCAATAACTCCAGTGAGATATTGAATCACATTGGCTATTGCAACAGGCTGGCAGCGAGTATTGAGCCAACGTGGCGTCAACATCACAGGTAACTTTTCAACTAGGTCTCGTATCATCTCAAAAGACGCGCTACCTGAACCTATAATAATTGCAGCTCGCAAAACAGTCAGGTAACAACTTGCTTCAGCCAAAATCTTTTCGACATTGTTACGAGAGCTTAGATGTTTGGATAAATTATCAGCATTACTAATACCTCCAAGGTAAATTATTTGCTTAGCATTAGTTTTGTTAATAGCCTCGACAAAGTTAGTCGCTGTTTGAGCTTCAAGCTTGGCAAAATCATCAGAACCGCCCATTGAATGAACCAAGTAATAAGCTATATCAATTTCTTGAGGCAATTGTACTTCTTTGAGTAAGTCACCTTCGATTAGTTTAACTTCGCCACTGAATTTACTATGATCAAAACGACTTGCATTACGCACCAATGCAAATACCTCGTGACTTTGCTTTAGCAAATCAACAATCAACCTCTGTCCGATGTAACCGTTGGCACCTGTAACTAAAATCCTCATTTCTTTAATCTCCCTCGAGCAAACTCAATCATCGACTTATCAAAATCATACATGTGAGTATAAGAAACTATTTGTCTGGCAATTAAATCAAGGCGCTCTTCAAAGCTAGGCAACAATTGAGGTTCAACAATGATATCTTTCATCTGTTTGATGTCGCCGCGCTGATACTCTAGAGCAATACTGATGCGTGGACTAGTGGCACGCTCAGAAGCTCTTGCACCCCAATGCAAGATTGCATGATTCCAAATCAAGGCGTCACCTGGCTTGGCAGGCAAAGCGCGAACAGCAGCATATTCAAAATCAAAGCTTGACTCGCGTTCTGTGTTATAAGCTCTATCTCGGTTAGCTGGCACTAAATAAATACAACCGTTCATGGGATTAGCTTCGTTGATCGGAATCCAGAGAGTGACAGCCAGTGGTGAACCGTCTTCTTCTAGTGCGTGTCTATCCCTGTCACGATGCGGCTCCCAACCA
The Cyanobacteriota bacterium genome window above contains:
- the ilvD gene encoding dihydroxy-acid dehydratase; this translates as MLKNLKTDAFPEGPGKDDLETKPFVCVVDCGNESAPCNIDLPRQAVIVKEAVAKSGGIPFGIHTITVTDGIAMGHQGMKSSLVSREVIADSVELSVRGHCYDAIVGIAGCDKSLPGMMMSMLRLNVPSVFMYGGSILPGQHKGKDVTIVDVFEAVGQNDAGNMTDEELKQLTDAACPSAGACGGQFTANTMACVSEAIGLALPGSSAPPAPYEDRNKHCKLAGEAVMEALALNIRPRDIVTRKALENAATIVAATGGSTNAALHLPAMAHEAGIVFTMEDVGEIFNRTPYITSLKPGGKYVAKDLYELGGIQIVIKELLDAGFIHGDCMTVNGKTIAQNAASATFPKQEQDLLYRCSKPISKTGGVVTLKGNLAPDGAIVKVAGLVSQEHKGPARVFDCEEDAFRAVEKRDYKEGDVIVIRYEGPKGGPGMREMLATTAAIYGQGMGEKVALITDGRFSGGTRGFCVGHVGPEAAESGPIGLLEDGDIITINAKTRELSVALSDAQLAERRAKWTKRANDYNSGTLWKYAQLVGPAHLGAVTHPGAKAETHVYADIGLEKALTNS
- a CDS encoding type II toxin-antitoxin system RelE/ParE family toxin, which encodes MKIIYTPWFKKAIKRLQVNQKNDLDNAIAFLIEEPLIGELKVGDLAGTRVHKFKMNNQLTLLAYIYCDEQIILTLLDLGSHQNFYRDLKKKL
- the mutM gene encoding bifunctional DNA-formamidopyrimidine glycosylase/DNA-(apurinic or apyrimidinic site) lyase yields the protein MPELPEVETIVRGIAPLIEGLSITKAKVLNSKLRIEIPQDFARAVKGKTITKVKRKAKYILLELDNHRVIVIHLGMSGRLRVYLNLQEYKKAKHDHLIIDLSNGGLLVFNDTRRFGLVTLLREPEFAEFKFFKKLGLEPLSKEFNTVQLFKITQARNKSIKSVIMDSSIVVGVGNIYASESLFSAGIHPGRIASTLTKKEAGKLYEAIVETLERAIEAGGSTLRDYAKADGEAGYFQHQFLVYDRLDMPCSKCSRPIHQIRQNGRSTYFCGHCQSFFFKSR
- a CDS encoding NAD(P)/FAD-dependent oxidoreductase, which translates into the protein MCNLNKYDSIIIGAGAAGFFAAIEAGKRGLKVLLLDHSKKIGEKIRISGGGRCNFTNLGAGPENYLSNNPHFCKSALASYTAQDFIDLVEKHNIPYHEKKLGQLFCDRGSGDIITLLHREAERAGVEILTNCKVRDFGPESYKDGKFELETSLGDFQASSVVIATGGLSIPQIGATDFGYKIARNFGLKIVEPRPALVPFTCKQEIFAELTGMSLDTVVSLGKTSFRENILFTHKGLSGPAILQISSYWNPGDFITIDTCPDRDLYQELVDLKKQSTKQIKTLLDYPDKFLDNIGSVFDLSQKISETSNQFLQELSHKLKNWQITPTGTEGFAKAEVTVGGVDTNELNSKTMEAKKVPGLYFIGEVVDVTGWLGGYNFQWAWSSGYTAGNNC
- a CDS encoding SDR family oxidoreductase, whose translation is MRILVTGANGYIGQRLIVDLLKQSHEVFALVRNASRFDHSKFSGEVKLIEGDLLKEVQLPQEIDIAYYLVHSMGGSDDFAKLEAQTATNFVEAINKTNAKQIIYLGGISNADNLSKHLSSRNNVEKILAEASCYLTVLRAAIIIGSGSASFEMIRDLVEKLPVMLTPRWLNTRCQPVAIANVIQYLTGVIGQEQAYDRVFDIGGPDILNYKQMLRGYAKVRGLKRLMIPVPFLSIGLSSYWLYFITSINFNLAKSLVTSLVNEVICENRGIDQIVSIEPYSYEIALERALAVSSSDTLISSWKDSLVTSTMNAFDECKVPEHGVLIDRREVIFDRDITEVKNNIWLIGGKRGWYCMDWAWRLRGFIDRLFGGVGLRRGRRSDNQLKPGDALDFWRVLKADEINHHLILFAEMKLPGDAWLEFQIKELADGRAILIQQASFRPRGLWGRVYWYMLLPMHHFIFGGMAKRITEYVVL
- a CDS encoding phytanoyl-CoA dioxygenase family protein, with translation MDLVSKDFWCQFAPELNIEELEIKAHVAALGQEAQDLMIKEGYVQLNQLDLGFDFTKLESVISRLASQELLPVFAFVYDEFWLLQAKFKNILSGFLGDQYKMLPAFWAWHLDPSKQEAGWEPHRDRDRHALEEDGSPLAVTLWIPINEANPMNGCIYLVPANRDRAYNTERESSFDFEYAAVRALPAKPGDALIWNHAILHWGARASERATSPRISIALEYQRGDIKQMKDIIVEPQLLPSFEERLDLIARQIVSYTHMYDFDKSMIEFARGRLKK